A genomic region of Candidatus Eisenbacteria bacterium contains the following coding sequences:
- a CDS encoding M6 family metalloprotease domain-containing protein — MRCSVATLKLVLACVVLAQCARAQGVAPAPGVTMPPRVRQSLDRMRRFESQHAWIAKTRAIRANREKFIEDRGFYKRELIPAAARSELEVRGTLSVPVFCVKYSDVGADPFPIAQLQTRLFDGPYSPRTLTQFYDENSHGDLHVTGTVYGWTSLPQTAVYYAGQAMCQGLCSSARITELIATTISANDSSIDFGQYDNDGPDGIPNSGDDDGFVDFVSFVHSQLGAECDVYDQIWSHCYSLAGWRSEGVGPGPYTTNDARTGGGFIKVDDYTIEPALNCDNTTMIDIGVFCHEFGHTFGLPDLYDTDGGSSGVGWWDLMGAGNWNQPDNPAYMGAWSKNFLGWSNVIVAPPEPTPYAIPDAEMNREAYRLDVVHERWRRSTLCPIAGAYSMHCGLTSAEAAGRNWENSNVSGYGDDWDTRVSREFNYGGSGSVSLQYQYRFEFTYTYGQAPPNDFVYGEVTSGGTTSVFATYNDNQGQTSGTQTVDLTPYLSPGPYTVAFHLVSDGWYSDQSGVGTQCGAISLDDISVTGGGESYFTDFETREDGWAEEMNPPSEYFLVENRKPIGSDVNIPGTAPGGGLVVWHIEQNTQSGGRFDNQPRGVAVVQADHLAQLEGNINRGDDGDPYPGTTGNDRLDGASSPSSDGYDGPSIVSVRLTGPNADPLNATLAGGWPAPVPVSVTPNAATGTSVTLQVDGALFAKGGGVQLVHGARTFGATSVYWAGKDRVIARFDLTGGANGAYDVVAFNPGGASAALPQAFTLSGSVAVTHPAPRRFALLPAYPSPFRETATLRYELPAHAHVVLRVYDVNGAVVRTLVDDEQPAGAYALRWNGRDDEGRPAGPGVYFDRITAGGFSDVRKLTLVK, encoded by the coding sequence ATGCGCTGCTCGGTTGCGACTCTGAAGTTGGTTCTGGCCTGCGTCGTGCTCGCGCAGTGCGCCCGGGCGCAGGGCGTCGCTCCCGCCCCGGGCGTGACGATGCCGCCGCGGGTCCGTCAGAGCCTGGACCGCATGCGGAGGTTCGAGTCCCAGCACGCGTGGATCGCGAAGACCCGGGCGATCCGCGCGAACCGCGAGAAGTTCATCGAGGACCGCGGCTTCTACAAACGCGAGCTGATTCCGGCGGCGGCGCGTTCGGAACTCGAGGTGCGCGGCACGTTGTCCGTCCCCGTCTTCTGCGTGAAGTACAGCGACGTGGGAGCGGATCCGTTCCCGATCGCGCAACTGCAGACCCGGCTCTTCGACGGCCCGTACTCGCCGCGCACGCTGACGCAGTTCTACGACGAGAACTCGCACGGCGATCTCCATGTGACCGGCACCGTCTACGGTTGGACGTCCCTTCCGCAGACCGCCGTGTACTACGCCGGTCAGGCCATGTGCCAGGGCCTGTGCTCGTCGGCGCGCATCACGGAACTCATCGCCACCACGATCTCCGCCAACGACTCCTCGATCGATTTCGGGCAGTACGACAACGACGGCCCGGACGGCATTCCCAACTCGGGAGACGATGACGGCTTCGTGGACTTCGTGTCGTTCGTGCACTCACAGCTCGGCGCCGAGTGTGATGTGTACGACCAGATCTGGTCGCATTGCTATTCACTTGCGGGGTGGCGGTCCGAGGGCGTCGGGCCCGGGCCGTACACGACCAACGACGCGCGCACGGGCGGAGGCTTCATCAAGGTGGACGACTACACGATCGAACCCGCCCTGAACTGCGACAACACGACCATGATCGACATCGGGGTGTTCTGCCACGAGTTCGGCCATACGTTCGGGCTTCCCGACCTGTACGACACCGACGGCGGGTCGTCGGGCGTGGGCTGGTGGGACCTGATGGGTGCCGGGAACTGGAACCAGCCCGACAACCCCGCGTACATGGGCGCCTGGTCGAAAAACTTTCTCGGCTGGTCGAACGTGATCGTCGCCCCGCCGGAACCCACGCCCTACGCGATTCCCGACGCGGAGATGAACCGCGAGGCCTACCGCCTCGACGTCGTGCACGAACGGTGGCGCCGCTCGACGCTCTGTCCGATCGCCGGTGCGTACTCGATGCACTGCGGACTGACCTCCGCGGAGGCGGCCGGCCGCAACTGGGAGAACTCGAACGTGAGCGGCTACGGCGACGACTGGGACACGCGCGTGTCGCGCGAGTTCAACTACGGCGGATCAGGCAGCGTGTCGCTGCAGTACCAGTACCGGTTCGAGTTCACCTACACGTACGGTCAGGCGCCTCCGAACGACTTCGTGTACGGCGAGGTCACGTCTGGCGGAACCACGAGCGTCTTCGCGACCTACAACGACAACCAGGGGCAGACATCGGGCACGCAGACCGTGGACCTGACGCCGTATCTCTCGCCGGGGCCGTACACGGTGGCATTTCACCTCGTCAGCGACGGGTGGTACTCGGATCAGTCCGGGGTCGGCACCCAGTGCGGCGCGATCTCGCTGGACGACATCTCAGTCACGGGCGGCGGCGAGAGCTACTTCACCGACTTCGAGACCCGTGAGGACGGCTGGGCCGAGGAGATGAACCCGCCCTCCGAGTACTTCCTGGTGGAGAACCGCAAGCCCATCGGCTCGGACGTGAACATCCCCGGCACCGCACCCGGGGGTGGCCTGGTGGTCTGGCACATCGAGCAGAACACGCAGAGCGGCGGCCGGTTCGACAACCAGCCGCGCGGCGTGGCCGTGGTCCAGGCCGACCATCTCGCGCAGCTCGAGGGCAACATCAACCGCGGAGACGACGGCGATCCCTATCCCGGAACGACCGGCAACGACCGCCTCGACGGCGCCTCGTCGCCCAGCAGCGACGGCTACGACGGACCGAGCATCGTGTCGGTGCGGCTCACGGGCCCCAACGCCGACCCCCTGAACGCGACGCTCGCGGGCGGCTGGCCCGCGCCGGTGCCGGTGTCGGTCACGCCGAACGCGGCGACGGGCACCAGCGTGACGCTCCAGGTTGACGGCGCGCTCTTCGCGAAGGGCGGCGGCGTTCAGCTCGTGCATGGCGCACGGACGTTCGGCGCCACGTCCGTGTACTGGGCGGGCAAGGATCGCGTGATCGCGCGGTTCGACCTGACGGGCGGCGCCAACGGCGCCTACGACGTGGTCGCGTTCAACCCGGGGGGCGCGAGCGCGGCGCTTCCGCAGGCGTTCACGCTCAGCGGAAGCGTGGCCGTCACGCACCCGGCGCCGCGCAGGTTCGCCCTGCTGCCGGCGTACCCGAGCCCGTTCAGGGAAACGGCCACCCTCCGTTACGAGCTTCCGGCGCACGCCCACGTGGTGCTGCGCGTTTACGACGTGAACGGCGCGGTGGTGCGCACCCTGGTGGACGACGAGCAGCCGGCGGGCGCATACGCGCTGAGATGGAACGGGCGCGACGACGAGGGCCGCCCGGCGGGCCCGGGCGTGTACTTCGACCGGATCACGGCGGGAGGCTTCTCGGACGTGCGGAAGCTGACGCTGGTGAAGTAG
- a CDS encoding M36 family metallopeptidase, with the protein MRREFPRSLALLILFARASPLGVAAGPLSEYDAAAAVRIPPAAAARAQAAAALPGIRRLVRVSSTNDRFGVPTFVWANRAPATAVTARPSSRPSPGAAARAHVSDLAPLWRLDRADVAGMRLQRVRDVGRGPIIATFRQEVGGVEVFRDELKVCMDRDLSLVSVSGSLPPASAAGPSTDVFALPASRAVALALRDFGSLAAVPADPAATGSADGGYQTFAAPGPVGEPGGMPAVNGPLRARKVWFDLGATLEPAWYAEVIGETAAYSTVWSARDGRLLFRHSLMQDEAYSYRVWANTTAPYAPMDGPQGDGASPHPTGLPDLYQPSLIAPNMVTLQNGPISTLDPWLAPGATQTTGNNVDAYLDLVAPDGYSAGDLRATTTSPGVFDRTYDTTLPPGASDDQRMAAGTSLFYLNNWLHDMFYDSGFDEAAGNAQTDNYGRGGIGGDAVLAEGEDYGGTNNANMSTPADGGSPRMQMYVFNPPNSANLIVSSPPALAGTYLAGVAVFGPQTFSLSGQVVAGQDAAAPVDDGCTAITSAVAGKIALVDRGTCSFVIKAQNAQNAGAIGVIIVNNVAGSTPPTLSGTGTITIPALSVTQSDGALIRAQLGAGVTLTMNRVAQLQRDGTIDGHIVAHEWGHYISNRLIGNAAGLSNQQGGGMGEGWGDFHSLLLTVRPGDDLAGAYAVGSYALSGNLVASNAWYFGVRRYPYSTDMTKDPLTFKHIQNGVALPAGPPLNGNPTGLNNAEVHATGEVWCTMLWECYAALLGDTGRLTFDQAQQRMKDILVAGYMLTPNAPTFVEARDAVLAAAMAGDPADYALLAQAFARRGMGTGAVAPPRDASDNVGVTESFVLGGDQSVVSATLTDDLHSCDDDTYLDNGERGALTITVVNTGATSLGPGTITVTSPSPGVSFPMGNVVATPASQPFGSVVVTVPVELAGASDGALLHLDIACDNAGLLVPGPRLASYEDRVQSDETFGATDFVEAHHSTWNPLVAPGSAGDPWAREAWASGENAWHVTDAGGIADLSLVSPSLFVSTGTPLVVTFQQRYVFEFSDATNWDGGVIEISTDGGSSWTDAGASVSPGYGGTITNASGNPLGGRSGWVGTSAGYPAFTFTTLDLGTSYAGQTVLIRFRHGADAGVGAPGWWVDNVAVTGVTAPPFLVLAPESGTCTPLAVGEAAPSRVLLALAGGNPARDVSRLRFALPARQRAQLTIHDLAGRLVATLADGEYTAGWHDVAFTRAGGSSPGVYFARLRVDGRQYVQRLVVVR; encoded by the coding sequence GTGCGGCGAGAGTTCCCCCGTTCGCTGGCCCTGCTCATCCTGTTCGCGCGGGCCTCTCCCCTCGGCGTCGCCGCAGGCCCGCTTTCCGAGTACGACGCGGCCGCGGCCGTTCGAATCCCCCCCGCCGCGGCCGCCCGCGCGCAGGCGGCCGCCGCGCTGCCAGGGATCCGCCGGCTCGTCCGCGTGTCGAGCACGAACGATCGCTTCGGGGTTCCAACGTTCGTGTGGGCGAATCGGGCGCCCGCGACCGCCGTGACCGCCCGGCCGTCGTCGCGGCCCTCGCCGGGCGCCGCCGCGCGCGCGCACGTTTCGGACCTCGCGCCGCTCTGGCGGCTGGACCGTGCGGATGTCGCCGGCATGCGCCTGCAACGGGTGCGCGACGTCGGCCGCGGCCCGATCATCGCGACGTTTCGGCAGGAGGTCGGCGGCGTCGAGGTGTTCCGCGACGAGCTCAAGGTGTGCATGGACCGCGACCTCTCGCTCGTCTCGGTGAGTGGCTCGCTGCCGCCGGCTTCCGCCGCGGGTCCGAGCACCGACGTGTTCGCGCTCCCCGCTTCGCGGGCGGTCGCGCTCGCGCTGCGCGACTTCGGCTCGCTCGCCGCGGTTCCGGCCGACCCGGCCGCGACCGGGAGCGCCGACGGCGGCTACCAGACGTTCGCCGCGCCCGGGCCGGTCGGCGAACCGGGTGGCATGCCCGCCGTGAACGGGCCGCTGCGCGCACGCAAGGTCTGGTTCGATCTCGGCGCGACGCTCGAGCCCGCCTGGTACGCCGAAGTCATCGGCGAGACCGCCGCCTACTCGACCGTCTGGTCGGCGCGCGACGGCCGGCTGCTCTTCCGGCATTCGCTGATGCAGGACGAAGCCTATTCCTACCGCGTGTGGGCGAACACGACGGCCCCCTACGCGCCGATGGACGGACCCCAGGGCGACGGCGCATCGCCGCATCCGACCGGGCTGCCGGACCTGTACCAGCCTTCGCTGATCGCTCCCAACATGGTGACGCTGCAGAACGGCCCGATCTCGACCCTCGACCCGTGGCTCGCCCCCGGCGCGACCCAGACGACCGGCAACAACGTGGACGCCTACCTCGACCTCGTCGCGCCGGACGGCTACTCCGCGGGCGACCTGCGCGCCACCACGACCTCGCCCGGAGTCTTCGACCGCACCTACGACACGACCCTCCCCCCGGGCGCGAGCGACGACCAGCGCATGGCCGCGGGGACCAGTCTGTTCTACCTGAACAACTGGCTGCACGACATGTTCTACGACTCCGGCTTCGACGAGGCGGCGGGCAACGCGCAAACGGACAACTACGGGCGGGGCGGCATCGGCGGCGACGCGGTCCTCGCCGAGGGCGAGGACTACGGCGGAACCAACAACGCGAACATGTCCACGCCGGCCGACGGCGGTTCGCCGCGCATGCAGATGTACGTGTTCAACCCTCCCAACAGCGCCAACCTGATCGTGTCCTCGCCGCCCGCCCTCGCGGGCACCTACCTGGCGGGCGTCGCCGTGTTCGGCCCGCAGACCTTTTCCCTGAGCGGCCAGGTGGTCGCCGGGCAGGACGCGGCCGCGCCGGTGGACGACGGCTGCACGGCCATCACCAGCGCGGTCGCCGGAAAGATCGCGCTCGTGGATCGGGGAACGTGCTCGTTCGTGATCAAGGCACAGAACGCGCAGAACGCCGGCGCGATCGGCGTGATCATCGTCAACAACGTCGCCGGCTCGACGCCGCCGACGCTGAGCGGCACCGGCACGATCACGATTCCGGCGCTGTCGGTGACGCAGTCGGACGGGGCGCTGATCCGCGCCCAGCTCGGCGCGGGCGTGACGCTGACGATGAATCGCGTGGCGCAGCTCCAGCGCGACGGCACCATTGACGGGCACATCGTCGCCCACGAGTGGGGGCATTACATCAGCAACCGCCTGATCGGCAACGCCGCGGGCCTGAGCAACCAGCAGGGCGGCGGCATGGGCGAGGGCTGGGGGGACTTCCACTCGCTGCTGCTGACCGTGCGGCCCGGCGACGACCTCGCGGGCGCGTACGCGGTCGGCAGCTACGCGCTGAGCGGCAATCTCGTCGCGTCGAACGCGTGGTATTTCGGCGTGCGCCGCTACCCCTACTCGACCGACATGACGAAGGATCCCCTGACCTTCAAGCACATCCAGAACGGCGTCGCGCTGCCCGCGGGGCCACCCCTCAACGGCAACCCGACGGGCCTCAACAACGCCGAAGTGCACGCCACCGGCGAGGTCTGGTGCACCATGCTGTGGGAGTGCTACGCCGCGCTGCTCGGCGACACCGGCCGGCTGACGTTCGACCAGGCGCAGCAGCGCATGAAGGACATCCTCGTCGCCGGCTACATGCTGACGCCGAACGCGCCGACGTTCGTCGAGGCGCGCGACGCGGTCCTCGCGGCGGCGATGGCGGGCGATCCGGCGGACTACGCGCTCCTGGCGCAGGCGTTCGCCAGGCGCGGCATGGGCACCGGTGCCGTCGCGCCGCCGCGTGACGCCTCGGACAACGTCGGCGTGACCGAGAGCTTCGTGCTCGGCGGCGACCAGTCGGTGGTCTCCGCGACGCTCACCGACGACCTCCACTCGTGTGACGACGACACCTACCTCGACAACGGCGAGCGCGGGGCGCTGACGATCACCGTCGTCAACACGGGCGCGACCAGCCTCGGCCCGGGCACGATCACGGTGACCAGCCCGAGCCCCGGCGTGAGCTTCCCGATGGGCAACGTGGTGGCCACGCCCGCGTCGCAGCCGTTCGGGAGCGTGGTCGTGACGGTGCCGGTCGAACTCGCGGGCGCGTCCGATGGCGCCCTGCTGCACCTCGACATCGCCTGCGACAACGCCGGGCTGCTGGTGCCCGGTCCCCGGCTCGCGTCGTACGAGGACCGCGTGCAATCGGACGAGACGTTCGGCGCCACCGATTTCGTCGAGGCGCATCACTCGACCTGGAACCCGCTCGTCGCGCCGGGCAGCGCCGGCGATCCCTGGGCCCGCGAGGCGTGGGCCAGCGGCGAGAATGCCTGGCACGTCACCGACGCGGGCGGCATCGCCGACCTGTCGCTGGTCTCCCCTTCCCTGTTCGTGAGCACGGGCACGCCGCTGGTCGTCACCTTCCAGCAGCGCTACGTCTTCGAGTTCAGCGACGCCACGAACTGGGACGGCGGAGTGATCGAGATTTCCACCGACGGCGGCTCGAGCTGGACCGACGCCGGCGCCAGCGTCTCGCCGGGCTACGGCGGAACGATCACGAACGCCTCGGGCAACCCGCTGGGCGGGCGCTCCGGGTGGGTCGGCACGAGCGCCGGCTATCCGGCCTTCACCTTCACCACCCTCGATCTCGGCACGAGCTACGCCGGACAGACGGTGCTGATCCGTTTCCGGCACGGCGCCGACGCGGGCGTCGGCGCTCCCGGCTGGTGGGTGGACAACGTCGCGGTCACGGGCGTGACCGCGCCGCCCTTCCTCGTGCTCGCGCCCGAGAGCGGCACGTGCACGCCGCTGGCGGTCGGCGAGGCCGCCCCGTCGCGGGTCCTGCTGGCGCTGGCCGGCGGAAACCCCGCGCGCGACGTGTCGCGCCTGCGCTTCGCGCTGCCCGCGCGGCAGCGCGCGCAGCTCACCATTCACGACCTCGCCGGGCGGCTCGTCGCGACGCTCGCCGACGGCGAGTACACGGCGGGCTGGCACGACGTCGCGTTCACACGCGCGGGCGGCTCGTCGCCCGGCGTCTACTTCGCCCGACTGCGCGTGGACGGGCGGCAGTACGTGCAACGGCTGGTGGTCGTTCGCTGA
- a CDS encoding outer membrane beta-barrel protein produces MHGLRTWVLAALLISACGATTALAGQYPQNHDGWSIGLGVGGGSAGVSVDGGGSSDREGGMTGNFRLGYPLNPKVSLALESNGWTKSEDGGTVSFTATTIGVACFPSEGLVLRGGLGFGNSHFSVDAGNNVTISSSESGFGLNGGIGYEFRLARTFALGPQADFGFASFDGGNANWFGLSLQGTWYFVKS; encoded by the coding sequence ATGCATGGATTGCGTACCTGGGTCCTGGCCGCGCTGCTGATCTCGGCCTGCGGCGCGACGACGGCGCTGGCCGGGCAGTACCCGCAGAACCACGATGGCTGGAGCATCGGGCTCGGAGTCGGCGGCGGCTCCGCCGGAGTCAGCGTGGACGGGGGCGGTTCCAGCGACCGCGAAGGCGGCATGACCGGTAACTTCCGCCTCGGCTATCCGCTCAACCCCAAAGTCTCGCTCGCGCTCGAGAGCAACGGCTGGACCAAGTCGGAGGACGGCGGAACCGTGTCGTTCACCGCGACCACGATCGGCGTGGCGTGCTTCCCGTCCGAGGGTCTCGTGCTGCGCGGCGGACTCGGATTCGGCAACTCGCACTTCTCGGTGGACGCCGGGAACAACGTCACCATTTCCTCGAGCGAGTCCGGCTTCGGACTGAACGGCGGCATCGGCTACGAGTTCCGGCTCGCCCGCACGTTCGCGCTCGGGCCCCAGGCGGACTTCGGCTTCGCTTCCTTCGACGGCGGCAACGCCAACTGGTTCGGCCTGAGCCTGCAGGGAACCTGGTACTTCGTGAAGAGCTGA
- a CDS encoding MFS transporter — protein MTVTPQAEPGRTGMFAQLARLPRAYWMLNLMEMLERLAYYGVRVVIPIYIAQADEIHGLHFTQEQKGFIFMLWALVQTGVPIFSGGFADRYGYKKTIAVSIAIKVVGYLLMATQRGFWPFTLGCLVLALGTAIFKPGVWGGLQRTMTKEDSSVGWGTFYMLVNVGGFLGPPLAHFLYGVSWPTVFYGCAAIVSLNFLMLLTYPPIESGGDQSGGVWATARLTLSNLLNARLIAFILITSGFWFMFMQLFDLLPNFIVDWVDSRAIVSALRLPAMFTTTSARGTMVAQEWMINLDSLLIVLFVVWVSHLVARMRRVLAIFLGMVISAVGLMIAGFTMSGVACLLGIACFSFGEMLAGPKMNDYLGIIAPEGKKGLYMGYANMPTAIGWALGSFLAGGLYGRIGEKAGFALRWLGEHGGVPAGVVRTNAVEAVQKATGLDPNGATAMLWQTYHPYRVWYLFIAIGIASAIGLFFYARWVRRYEAPDV, from the coding sequence ATGACCGTCACGCCGCAGGCCGAACCGGGCCGCACGGGCATGTTCGCGCAGCTCGCCCGGCTGCCCCGCGCGTACTGGATGCTCAACCTGATGGAGATGCTCGAGCGGCTCGCCTACTACGGCGTGCGCGTCGTCATCCCGATCTACATCGCGCAGGCGGACGAGATCCACGGCCTGCACTTCACCCAGGAGCAGAAGGGTTTCATCTTCATGCTCTGGGCGCTCGTGCAGACCGGCGTGCCGATCTTCTCCGGCGGCTTCGCGGACCGCTACGGTTACAAGAAGACGATCGCGGTCTCCATCGCCATCAAGGTCGTCGGATACCTGCTCATGGCGACGCAGCGCGGCTTCTGGCCGTTCACCCTCGGCTGCCTCGTGCTGGCGTTGGGGACGGCGATCTTCAAGCCGGGCGTCTGGGGCGGCCTGCAGCGCACGATGACGAAGGAGGATTCGTCCGTGGGCTGGGGCACCTTCTACATGCTCGTGAACGTCGGCGGCTTCCTCGGGCCGCCGCTGGCGCACTTCCTGTACGGCGTTTCGTGGCCGACGGTGTTCTACGGCTGCGCCGCGATCGTCTCGCTCAACTTCCTCATGCTGCTGACCTACCCGCCGATCGAGTCCGGGGGCGACCAGTCGGGCGGCGTGTGGGCGACCGCGCGGCTCACCCTTTCGAACCTGCTCAACGCGCGCCTGATCGCGTTCATCCTGATCACCTCGGGCTTCTGGTTCATGTTCATGCAGCTGTTCGACCTGCTGCCGAACTTCATCGTGGACTGGGTGGACTCGCGCGCCATCGTCTCGGCGCTGCGCCTGCCGGCGATGTTCACGACCACCTCGGCGCGCGGCACGATGGTGGCGCAGGAGTGGATGATCAACCTCGATTCGCTGCTGATCGTCCTGTTCGTCGTCTGGGTGTCGCACCTGGTGGCCCGCATGCGCCGCGTGCTCGCGATCTTCCTCGGCATGGTGATCTCGGCCGTGGGTCTGATGATCGCCGGGTTCACGATGTCGGGCGTCGCGTGCCTGCTCGGCATCGCCTGCTTCTCGTTCGGCGAGATGCTCGCCGGCCCCAAGATGAACGACTACCTCGGGATCATCGCGCCCGAAGGCAAGAAGGGCCTGTACATGGGCTACGCGAACATGCCGACCGCCATCGGCTGGGCGCTCGGTTCGTTCCTGGCCGGCGGACTCTACGGAAGGATCGGCGAGAAGGCCGGTTTCGCGTTGCGCTGGCTCGGGGAGCACGGCGGCGTGCCCGCGGGCGTCGTGCGCACGAACGCGGTGGAGGCGGTCCAGAAGGCGACCGGACTCGACCCGAACGGGGCGACCGCGATGCTGTGGCAGACCTACCACCCGTACCGGGTCTGGTACCTGTTCATCGCGATCGGGATCGCCTCCGCGATCGGGCTGTTCTTCTACGCGCGCTGGGTCCGCAGGTACGAGGCGCCGGACGTCTGA